One segment of Eulemur rufifrons isolate Redbay chromosome 4, OSU_ERuf_1, whole genome shotgun sequence DNA contains the following:
- the OR14I1 gene encoding LOW QUALITY PROTEIN: olfactory receptor 14I1 (The sequence of the model RefSeq protein was modified relative to this genomic sequence to represent the inferred CDS: inserted 1 base in 1 codon): protein MANLTDGTEFLLAGFADVGAPRALQAALFLLVYAAALAGNLLVLAAVALDPRLRTPVYFFLKNLSVLDLCYVSVTVPKSVHSSLTRGSSISYLGCVAQVYFFFAFASAELAFLTVMSYDRYLAICHPLQYAAVMTSGKCQQMAVIAWLSCFSYAAVHTGNVFWEHISRSHVIHQFFCDIPHVLALVSCEVFLAEFVALALSSCSVLGCFVLMLSSYFRIFAAVLRIPSAGSRXKAFATCSPQLGVLTRFLATGLLAALGPATATSSPRDLAIALAYTVLPPSLNPVVSCLRNKEIKTAVSRLLGKINLLRK from the exons ATGGCCAACCTCACAGACGGGACAGAATTCCTGCTCGCGGGGTTTGCTGACGTCGGGGCGCCGCGGGCGCTGCAGGCCGCGCTGTTTCTGCTGGTTTACGCGGCAGCTCTGGCGGGGAACCTGCTCGTCCTCGCCGCCGTCGCTCTGGATCCGCGCCTGCGCACTCCCGTGTACTTCTTCCTGAAGAACCTCTCCGTCCTGGATTTGTGCTACGTCTCGGTCACGGTGCCGAAGTCTGTCCACAGCTCCCTGACTCGCGGCAGCTCCATCTCTTATCTTGGCTGCGTGGCCCAAGTCTATTTTTTCTTCGCTTTCGCATCTGCCGAGCTGGCCTTTCTCACTGTCATGTCCTATGACCGCTACCTTGCCATTTGCCACCCCCTCCAATACGCAGCCGTGATGACATCGGGAAAATGCCAGCAGATGGCCGTCATCGCCTGGCTGAGTTGCTTTTCCTACGCGGCAGTCCACACCGGCAACGTGTTTTGGGAGCACATTTCAAGGTCCCACGTGATCCACCAGTTCTTCTGTGACATTCCTCACGTGTTGGCCCTGGTTTCCTGTGAGGTTTTCCTTGCAGAGTTCGTGGCCCTGGCCCTGAGCTCATGCTCGGTGCTGGGCTGCTTTGTCCTCATGCTGAGCTCCTATTTCCGAATCTTCGCAGCTGTGCTCAGAATCCCCTCGGCAGGGAGCC CGAAAGCCTTCGCCACCTGCTCCCCGCAGCTGGGCGTCCTCACGCGCTTCCTCGCCACCGGGCTCCTGGCAGCCTTGGGCCCGGCCACAGCGACCTCATCTCCTCGGGATCTGGCGATTGCGCTGGCCTACACAGTTTTGCCCCCTTCCCTGAATCCCGTCGTATCCTGCCTGAGAAATAAGGAGATCAAAACGGCTGTGTCGAGACTACTTGGCAAGATAAATCTGCTGCGAAAGTAG